From a single Rhodococcus qingshengii JCM 15477 genomic region:
- a CDS encoding amino acid ABC transporter permease has protein sequence MSAPTDVRPEKSVSESQLPDSELVVARTWHPLRWVISAVVLVLLAQFIHGLVVNPGWDWPTFAQYFTAKSVLAALWMTIKLTLWGTILGFGLGVFLALGRLSKNPVLQVIAWTYIWAFRSIPLIVQLLFWFNITYLYQTLSLGIPFGPEFFTFQVSGVIGGFTAAVIGLALHQAAYSAEIIRSGIISVDHGQIEAAHSLGIPRSRQFFKIVLPQAMRAILPNAANEVIGLFKGTSIVSTMAIAELFYQVQVIFGRNGRVVPLLMVATIWYIILTTLLSIGQYYVERHYARGSARALPLTPVQKARKKFEEIRDARLDIPRGATR, from the coding sequence GTGAGCGCGCCCACCGATGTCCGCCCCGAAAAGTCGGTGTCCGAGTCGCAACTACCCGACTCGGAGCTTGTCGTCGCTCGCACCTGGCACCCGCTGCGCTGGGTGATCAGTGCGGTCGTGCTGGTCCTGCTTGCTCAGTTCATCCACGGACTCGTCGTCAACCCCGGCTGGGACTGGCCGACGTTCGCGCAGTACTTCACCGCGAAATCAGTGCTCGCTGCGTTGTGGATGACGATCAAACTGACCTTGTGGGGGACGATCCTCGGTTTCGGTCTCGGTGTCTTCCTGGCGCTCGGTCGGTTGTCGAAGAATCCGGTCCTGCAGGTGATCGCCTGGACCTACATCTGGGCCTTCCGCTCGATTCCACTCATCGTGCAGCTGCTCTTCTGGTTCAACATCACTTACCTGTACCAGACACTTTCTCTCGGAATACCTTTCGGGCCCGAGTTCTTCACCTTCCAGGTCAGCGGTGTGATCGGCGGATTCACCGCAGCAGTCATCGGTTTGGCGCTGCACCAGGCTGCATACTCGGCCGAGATCATTCGCTCCGGAATCATCTCGGTGGATCACGGTCAGATCGAAGCTGCTCACTCGCTCGGCATTCCGCGCAGTCGCCAGTTCTTCAAGATCGTTCTCCCGCAGGCAATGCGGGCGATCCTCCCCAACGCCGCCAACGAGGTCATCGGACTCTTCAAGGGAACGTCGATCGTCTCCACCATGGCAATCGCCGAACTGTTCTACCAGGTGCAGGTCATCTTCGGCCGCAACGGACGAGTCGTGCCCCTGCTGATGGTCGCCACGATCTGGTACATCATCCTCACGACATTGCTCTCGATCGGTCAGTACTACGTGGAGCGCCACTATGCACGAGGATCCGCTCGTGCTCTTCCGTTGACTCCGGTACAGAAGGCGCGCAAGAAGTTCGAAGAGATTCGCGATGCGCGTCTCGATATTCCGAGAGGTGCTACCCGATGA
- a CDS encoding amino acid ABC transporter ATP-binding protein produces the protein MTAELAEDSVYAVEARGIHKSFGALEVLAGVDLLVRKGEVTVILGPSGSGKSTLLRTLNHLEKVDRGTVRIDGELIGYRRKGNRLHELRDREILKQRSHIGFVFQNFNLFPHLTALENVVEAPLSAQKRDRDEVYREARALLERVGVGDKADEYPRQLSGGQQQRVAIARALALRPAVILFDEPTSALDPELVGEVLEVLAQLARDGATLVIVTHEVGFAREVADTAVFMDGGVIVEQGPPSQVIDNPVHERTKAFLSRVL, from the coding sequence ATGACCGCAGAACTGGCCGAAGATTCGGTGTACGCCGTCGAAGCACGCGGAATTCACAAGTCTTTCGGTGCCTTGGAAGTACTTGCCGGCGTTGATCTCCTGGTTCGCAAGGGCGAAGTGACCGTCATTCTCGGTCCGTCGGGTTCCGGTAAGTCCACCTTGCTGCGAACCCTCAATCACCTCGAAAAAGTCGACCGCGGAACCGTACGGATCGACGGAGAGCTGATCGGATACCGGCGCAAGGGAAATCGACTCCACGAACTGCGTGACCGCGAGATCCTGAAACAGCGTTCGCACATCGGATTCGTGTTCCAGAACTTCAACCTGTTTCCGCACCTGACCGCATTGGAAAACGTGGTGGAAGCGCCGCTCTCGGCCCAGAAGCGTGATCGTGACGAGGTGTACCGCGAGGCCCGCGCGCTGCTCGAGCGAGTGGGAGTGGGGGACAAGGCGGACGAGTATCCCCGCCAACTCTCCGGTGGCCAGCAACAGCGCGTCGCGATAGCGCGAGCGCTGGCACTGCGGCCGGCGGTCATTCTCTTCGACGAGCCGACGTCGGCGCTCGACCCGGAACTGGTGGGCGAGGTTCTCGAAGTCCTGGCTCAGCTGGCCCGTGACGGCGCCACCTTGGTGATCGTCACACACGAGGTCGGATTTGCTCGGGAAGTGGCGGACACTGCGGTCTTCATGGACGGCGGCGTCATCGTCGAACAGGGCCCGCCTTCGCAGGTGATCGACAATCCGGTCCACGAACGGACCAAAGCCTTTCTCTCCCGCGTCCTCTGA
- a CDS encoding ABC transporter substrate-binding protein — MFSTSRRATFLISALATVGLLSAACSSADAESDGAQVTAAAGYNLTADQNRISTDKVDSIAAELPQDIRDRGTLRVTGSAGSAPPLRFYADDDTTLIGSETDFAYLIGDVLGLKVDLQTADWAQNFVRIDSGEADAFLSNVTVTEERKEKYDFATYRLDTLAFEAKKGAGISIKEPKDVAGKKIAVSSGTNQEALLVKWSEQNVAAGLAPTDISYYQNTTDYYLPLQSGRIDAYFGPNPSSQFHAKQSGETEVVGEFSGAGDTLQGQIAVLVKKDNGLIKAINDAINHTIENGTYQQILERWNITSEAVDTSLINPPGLPKTK, encoded by the coding sequence ATGTTCTCCACATCCCGTCGCGCGACTTTTCTGATCTCGGCGCTTGCCACCGTCGGATTGCTCAGCGCTGCATGCAGCAGCGCGGACGCCGAGTCCGACGGCGCCCAGGTCACCGCTGCTGCGGGTTACAACCTCACGGCCGATCAGAACCGCATCAGCACCGACAAGGTGGATTCAATCGCCGCCGAGCTACCTCAGGACATCCGCGATCGTGGCACGCTGCGCGTCACCGGTAGTGCCGGTTCCGCTCCGCCGCTCCGTTTCTACGCCGACGACGACACCACTCTCATCGGTTCCGAGACCGACTTCGCCTATCTGATCGGTGACGTTCTCGGCTTGAAGGTCGACCTGCAGACAGCAGATTGGGCACAGAACTTCGTCCGGATCGACTCCGGTGAGGCCGACGCCTTCCTCTCCAATGTGACTGTCACAGAGGAGCGTAAGGAGAAGTACGACTTCGCGACCTACCGTCTCGACACCCTCGCCTTCGAAGCCAAGAAGGGTGCCGGAATCTCCATCAAGGAACCCAAGGACGTCGCGGGCAAGAAGATCGCCGTCTCCTCGGGCACCAATCAGGAAGCGCTGCTGGTCAAGTGGAGTGAGCAGAACGTCGCGGCCGGCCTGGCGCCTACCGACATCTCCTACTACCAGAACACCACCGACTACTACCTCCCGCTGCAGTCCGGCCGGATCGACGCCTACTTCGGCCCGAACCCGTCGTCGCAGTTCCACGCCAAGCAGTCGGGGGAGACCGAGGTTGTCGGTGAGTTCTCCGGGGCCGGCGACACCCTGCAGGGGCAGATCGCGGTGCTGGTGAAGAAGGACAACGGCCTGATCAAGGCGATCAACGACGCGATCAACCACACGATCGAGAACGGCACGTACCAGCAGATCCTCGAGCGCTGGAACATCACCAGCGAAGCCGTCGACACGTCCCTGATCAACCCGCCCGGCCTTCCGAAGACCAAGTGA
- a CDS encoding FAD-dependent oxidoreductase has product MSEIFDVIVIGGGLVGSSAAWRLAARGRSVVQLEQFGPSHKHGASHGTSRIYRQAYDNHLYTGLAAGALPLWRELETTTDIGFLELTGAVDHGLPQAVQSKAKILREAGIKGEILTPAEASARWPGLRFDTTVLHHPDAGRLHADRAVTALKAGAVFAGAEVRHDVRVLALARASYGVDVVTDSGTLAARQVVIAAGAWTADLIADSGLGSEIVLPTLRTTQEQPAHFAPLDPGVEWPSFVHHTGAELETAGIYGLGSEDGIKIGEHATGPVVTPQTRDYTPDVDGERRLAQYAESWLPGVDSTRVESITCLYTSTPDSNFVIDRVGAVTVAAGFSGHGFKFGPALGELVADLVDGTTLAPEVFRLGER; this is encoded by the coding sequence ATGAGTGAGATTTTCGATGTGATCGTCATCGGCGGAGGACTCGTCGGGTCCTCCGCCGCATGGCGGCTCGCGGCACGCGGACGTAGCGTAGTTCAGCTGGAACAGTTCGGGCCGAGTCACAAGCACGGTGCGTCGCACGGTACTTCGCGTATCTATCGGCAGGCGTACGACAATCACCTGTACACAGGTTTGGCGGCCGGCGCGCTGCCGCTGTGGCGGGAGTTGGAGACCACGACGGACATCGGGTTCCTGGAACTCACCGGTGCCGTCGATCACGGCCTGCCGCAGGCAGTGCAGTCCAAGGCGAAGATACTTCGCGAGGCGGGCATCAAGGGTGAGATCCTCACTCCTGCCGAGGCGTCCGCCCGTTGGCCGGGGCTGCGATTCGACACCACGGTGCTCCATCATCCCGACGCAGGCCGGTTGCACGCGGACCGCGCAGTGACCGCTCTGAAGGCAGGAGCGGTGTTTGCGGGCGCCGAGGTCCGTCACGATGTTCGGGTGTTGGCACTCGCGCGGGCGTCCTACGGCGTGGACGTGGTGACGGACAGTGGAACGCTCGCAGCTCGTCAGGTCGTGATCGCGGCCGGTGCGTGGACTGCGGACCTGATCGCAGACAGCGGTCTCGGCTCCGAGATCGTATTGCCGACACTGCGCACGACACAGGAACAACCAGCACACTTCGCACCGCTCGATCCCGGAGTCGAGTGGCCGAGTTTCGTTCACCACACCGGCGCAGAATTGGAGACCGCGGGGATCTACGGGCTCGGTTCCGAGGACGGGATCAAGATCGGCGAACACGCGACCGGGCCGGTGGTGACTCCGCAGACCCGTGACTACACCCCTGACGTCGACGGAGAGCGGCGATTGGCCCAGTACGCCGAGTCGTGGTTGCCCGGCGTCGATTCCACCCGTGTCGAGTCGATCACGTGCCTGTACACGAGCACGCCGGACAGTAACTTCGTCATCGACCGAGTCGGCGCCGTCACGGTGGCGGCGGGATTCTCGGGGCACGGGTTCAAGTTCGGTCCGGCCTTGGGTGAACTTGTGGCGGACCTCGTCGACGGAACCACCCTCGCTCCGGAAGTTTTCAGGCTGGGGGAGCGTTGA
- a CDS encoding GNAT family N-acetyltransferase yields MEESVVALELGTRQLEGVGAVEVYSVSQDDPLAAPLIAELALEYSSRYGGTREAMLDDLTTYPAEEFAYPQGALLVLTHDGLPIAGGAFRQFDSTTAELKRIWTSVDYRKRGLGKAVVRELEREIELRGYNRVFLTTGPRQPEAVALYLSSGYTPLYDASLSPEEVGVHPFEKQLRVLENVTRAAIPTDRVDNTRV; encoded by the coding sequence ATGGAGGAAAGTGTTGTGGCACTGGAGCTCGGAACTCGACAGCTCGAGGGTGTCGGAGCGGTAGAGGTCTATTCGGTATCGCAGGACGATCCCTTGGCAGCTCCACTGATCGCGGAGTTGGCACTCGAATACAGTTCGCGTTACGGCGGGACTCGCGAAGCGATGCTCGATGATCTCACGACGTATCCGGCAGAAGAATTTGCCTACCCGCAGGGTGCGCTTCTGGTGCTCACCCACGACGGTCTGCCGATCGCCGGTGGTGCGTTTCGTCAATTCGATTCCACCACTGCCGAACTGAAGAGAATCTGGACGTCGGTCGACTATCGGAAGCGCGGCCTCGGCAAGGCCGTCGTTCGCGAGTTGGAACGAGAGATCGAACTTCGTGGATACAACCGTGTGTTTCTCACGACGGGTCCTCGGCAGCCGGAGGCCGTCGCGCTGTATCTGTCCAGTGGATACACACCGCTTTACGACGCTTCACTCTCGCCCGAAGAGGTGGGCGTCCACCCGTTCGAGAAACAACTTCGGGTGCTCGAAAATGTGACTCGAGCAGCAATTCCTACCGACCGGGTTGACAACACCCGGGTTTGA
- a CDS encoding putative leader peptide — protein MKAVEGGFDTAWSRRHVDLCRTAGSFCTN, from the coding sequence ATGAAGGCAGTCGAAGGCGGTTTCGATACCGCCTGGTCGCGTCGTCACGTAGACCTGTGCCGCACCGCGGGATCTTTCTGTACCAACTGA
- a CDS encoding ABC transporter substrate-binding protein, translating into MSSPSFGARKRATVIAGIGAVSVLGTVLAGCSSGSDSAADAGPAQSGGTLRYGLSQAPTCADPAQAGSNQTVYVTRTVVDSLTDQNPDTGEITPWLAKSWEISPDAASFTFVLRDDATFSDGTPVTADSVKKTFDSVKNLGPNASLAKSYLSSYTGTDVVDAHTAKINFSGPNVQFLQATSTPQLGILADSTTALASEQRCPGAAVIASGPFVYTDWQQDKSVKIAKRAGYNWASDAVAHQGEAYLDGVDFTVVPESGVRAGSVASGQLDAVSDALPQDAPQIEGAGGRILTRPNPGVSFFFQPNVSRGVLADQAVRQAIIPAINRQELVDTVLDPSFFPATSPLAHTTPLYSDESSVVTYDADKSAKLLDAAGWKTGSDGIREKDGQKLTFSVTFSPVFSGNQAILELVQQQLKKVGVDLQLNLVSNGEWTEKGVSGDYDSLYYNSTRADADILRASFSTEGRNLNRRGADPELDKVLTDQLAATDNGQRGELVSTAQELILDRGLSIPTIELSQAIGAGSSVQDLNFEASSRLQFYDAWLSGK; encoded by the coding sequence GTGTCTTCGCCCTCATTCGGTGCCCGCAAACGCGCGACCGTAATCGCCGGTATCGGTGCTGTCTCGGTTCTCGGCACCGTCCTCGCCGGCTGCAGCAGCGGGAGTGACAGTGCTGCCGACGCAGGCCCCGCCCAGTCCGGCGGAACCCTTCGCTACGGTCTGTCACAGGCGCCGACGTGCGCCGATCCAGCCCAGGCCGGCAGTAACCAGACCGTGTATGTCACTCGCACAGTGGTGGATTCGCTTACCGATCAGAATCCCGACACCGGAGAGATCACCCCGTGGCTCGCCAAGAGCTGGGAGATCAGCCCCGACGCCGCGAGCTTCACGTTCGTCCTTCGCGACGACGCCACCTTCAGTGACGGCACACCGGTGACGGCGGATTCGGTGAAGAAGACCTTCGACTCGGTCAAGAACCTGGGACCGAACGCGTCGTTGGCAAAGAGTTACCTGTCCTCGTACACCGGTACCGACGTCGTAGATGCTCACACGGCGAAGATCAATTTCTCCGGACCCAATGTTCAGTTCCTGCAAGCAACTTCGACGCCACAGCTCGGAATCCTCGCCGATTCCACCACCGCGCTGGCATCCGAGCAGCGCTGCCCCGGTGCAGCGGTGATCGCCTCCGGACCGTTCGTGTACACCGACTGGCAGCAGGACAAGAGCGTCAAGATCGCCAAGCGTGCGGGATACAACTGGGCCTCGGATGCGGTCGCGCATCAGGGCGAGGCGTACCTCGATGGCGTCGACTTCACGGTGGTTCCCGAATCCGGTGTGCGGGCGGGCAGCGTGGCCTCCGGCCAGCTCGATGCGGTCAGCGATGCGCTTCCGCAGGATGCGCCGCAAATCGAGGGCGCGGGTGGACGAATCCTCACAAGGCCGAACCCGGGTGTGAGCTTCTTCTTCCAGCCCAACGTCAGTCGCGGCGTTCTCGCTGATCAGGCTGTTCGTCAGGCCATCATTCCCGCGATCAACCGCCAAGAACTCGTCGACACCGTTCTGGATCCGTCGTTCTTCCCGGCCACGAGCCCGCTGGCTCACACCACTCCGCTCTACAGCGACGAATCCAGTGTCGTGACGTACGACGCCGACAAGTCGGCGAAACTCCTCGACGCGGCTGGTTGGAAGACCGGCAGCGACGGTATCCGCGAGAAGGACGGGCAGAAGCTCACTTTCAGCGTCACCTTCAGTCCGGTGTTCTCGGGTAACCAGGCCATCCTCGAGCTCGTGCAGCAGCAGCTCAAGAAGGTCGGCGTCGACCTGCAGCTCAACTTGGTCTCGAACGGTGAATGGACCGAGAAGGGAGTATCGGGTGATTACGATTCGCTGTATTACAACAGCACTCGCGCGGACGCCGACATCTTGCGGGCATCGTTCAGCACCGAAGGCCGCAACCTGAACCGTCGCGGCGCAGATCCGGAGCTCGACAAGGTACTCACAGACCAGCTTGCAGCCACGGACAACGGCCAACGCGGCGAACTGGTATCCACCGCACAGGAATTGATCCTCGACCGTGGACTCTCCATCCCCACCATCGAGCTCTCGCAGGCCATCGGCGCCGGATCGAGTGTGCAGGACCTGAACTTCGAAGCCTCCTCGCGCCTGCAGTTCTACGACGCATGGTTGTCGGGTAAGTAA
- a CDS encoding ABC transporter permease, with product MTRYVLTRLGQAAVVLWAAFTISFVILFLLPSDPVSMAADSSGQGVAVDQAALDQLRARYGLDQSVWVQYWTSLTNALRGDFGTSISTGQSVTDAIFSALPSTLVLATTALVLAVLFGVAIAFFATYTRKRWLANLLFSLPPLGVAVPTFWVGLILLQLFSFRLHIFPAFGDKGFATVILPAITLAIPTGAVIAQVLTTSLQSTLRSPHVETAYAKGASRWRVQTRHALRLASIPAFTIAGVLVGTLLAGSVVVETVFSRAGVGRLTQTSVMAQDIPVVQGVVVFASLVFVLVNLAVDLFYPLIDPRIIQTKKSHTEKSNTESSTDLEPAHV from the coding sequence ATGACTCGATACGTACTCACCCGACTGGGCCAGGCCGCAGTGGTTCTGTGGGCCGCCTTCACCATCTCGTTCGTGATTCTGTTCCTCCTGCCGAGTGATCCCGTCAGCATGGCTGCCGACTCGTCCGGTCAGGGTGTTGCAGTGGATCAGGCTGCGCTCGATCAGCTTCGGGCACGGTACGGCTTGGACCAGTCGGTGTGGGTGCAGTACTGGACGTCGCTGACGAATGCTCTTCGCGGCGATTTCGGTACGTCCATCTCCACCGGTCAGTCGGTGACGGATGCCATCTTCTCGGCGCTGCCGAGCACTCTGGTCTTGGCAACCACCGCTTTGGTTCTGGCCGTGTTGTTCGGAGTGGCGATCGCGTTCTTCGCTACCTACACCCGCAAGCGGTGGCTCGCGAATCTGTTGTTCTCGCTGCCGCCGCTGGGTGTGGCGGTGCCTACCTTCTGGGTTGGCCTGATTCTTCTGCAGCTGTTCTCGTTCCGTCTGCACATCTTCCCCGCTTTCGGAGACAAGGGATTCGCAACGGTGATTCTTCCGGCGATCACCTTGGCGATCCCGACCGGCGCGGTGATCGCGCAGGTGCTCACGACCAGCCTGCAGTCGACGCTACGTTCGCCGCACGTGGAGACTGCGTACGCCAAGGGCGCAAGCCGTTGGCGCGTGCAGACCCGTCACGCGTTGCGACTGGCGAGCATTCCGGCATTCACCATTGCCGGTGTGCTGGTCGGCACGCTTCTGGCGGGCTCGGTGGTTGTGGAAACGGTGTTCTCCCGCGCGGGCGTCGGCCGTCTGACACAGACGTCGGTGATGGCGCAGGACATCCCGGTGGTGCAGGGAGTCGTTGTGTTCGCCTCTCTCGTGTTCGTGCTCGTCAACCTCGCGGTCGACCTCTTCTACCCCTTGATAGATCCACGGATCATCCAGACGAAGAAGAGTCACACCGAAAAGTCGAATACCGAAAGCTCGACCGATCTGGAGCCGGCTCATGTCTGA
- a CDS encoding ABC transporter permease → MSDTLIEPLLLDPTVEAKAPVVSRRKSTAIGWIRKPGLVIPVLIVLLAIGFAVAPGFFASGDPLSGVPADKLQGPSLAHWFGTDNLGRDLYTRFVHGAALSLTATLVAVGIALVAGSIIGLLAGFVGGVVDAVLMRIVDVLLSIPALLLSLALVTALGFGTINVAIAVGVSMVANFARVMRAEVMRVRGAQYVEAAFSSGVQWLGVLRRHVLPNSYAPVVALSAVEFGQAVLAVSALSFLGFGAVPPTPEWGSLVSEGRNFLANAWWMTTLPGLAIVAVVISAHRIGHEIERNNRR, encoded by the coding sequence ATGTCTGACACATTGATCGAACCCCTACTCCTCGATCCGACCGTCGAGGCGAAGGCACCTGTTGTTTCGCGCCGAAAGTCCACGGCCATCGGCTGGATCCGAAAGCCCGGCTTGGTGATTCCGGTGTTGATCGTGTTGCTTGCCATCGGCTTTGCCGTCGCACCCGGATTCTTTGCCAGCGGCGATCCGTTGTCCGGTGTCCCGGCGGACAAACTGCAGGGCCCGAGCCTGGCTCACTGGTTCGGAACCGACAATCTCGGTCGTGACCTGTACACACGGTTCGTGCACGGCGCCGCGCTGTCCCTGACCGCAACCTTGGTGGCGGTCGGAATCGCATTGGTGGCGGGATCGATAATCGGTTTGCTCGCGGGCTTTGTCGGTGGCGTCGTCGACGCCGTGCTGATGCGCATCGTCGACGTGCTGCTGTCCATTCCGGCGCTGCTGCTCTCGTTGGCACTGGTGACCGCACTCGGCTTCGGCACCATCAACGTCGCCATTGCTGTCGGCGTCAGTATGGTCGCCAATTTCGCGCGAGTGATGCGTGCCGAAGTGATGCGGGTGCGCGGAGCTCAGTACGTCGAGGCCGCGTTCAGTTCGGGTGTGCAGTGGCTCGGTGTCCTGCGTCGGCACGTGCTTCCCAACTCCTACGCGCCGGTGGTCGCGCTGTCCGCTGTCGAGTTCGGGCAGGCAGTACTGGCGGTGTCGGCTCTGAGCTTCTTGGGATTCGGCGCCGTTCCGCCTACCCCGGAATGGGGATCGCTGGTATCCGAGGGACGTAATTTCCTCGCCAATGCCTGGTGGATGACCACACTTCCCGGTCTCGCGATTGTCGCCGTGGTCATCTCGGCACACCGTATCGGCCACGAGATCGAAAGGAACAACCGGCGATGA
- a CDS encoding dipeptide ABC transporter ATP-binding protein — protein sequence MSTTEEQLLSVTDLQIAYGAEPAVSGVSFTVGRGEVVAVVGESGSGKSTTAHAIMGLLAGSGHVTGGTVEFEGEQIDSYSDRAWQRIRGARIGLVPQDPTTSLNPVTRIGDQVAEVLRIHGLADRRTARLDAVAVLERAGIDHPEIRARQYPHELSGGMRQRVLIGIALVANPALVIADEPTSALDVTVQRRILDHLDERIAESGAAVLLITHDLGVAADRADRILVMQGGRIVESGRTADILDNPRDEYTKKLLSSAPSLSSGPVDRPVRQDTSPLLTLTGITKRFNVGHGSSITAVNEVSLTVPRGQTVSLVGESGSGKSTTARIVVRLEQADAGTITFDGQDITKVKGSDLRELRRRIQLVYQNPYASLDPKLSVQDIVAEPLRAFKVGGRSQQQTRAAELLDQVALPEQFLSRKPAELSGGQRQRVAIARALALKPDLLVLDEPVSALDVSVQAQILALLDELQRELGLTYLFISHDLAVVRQISDVVGVMQAGRLLEIGTTTEIFDNPRNEYTRTLLEAIPGRDHSTRKAEHVRA from the coding sequence ATGAGCACGACCGAGGAACAGTTGCTTTCCGTCACCGACTTACAGATCGCCTACGGCGCCGAGCCCGCGGTATCCGGCGTGAGCTTCACCGTCGGTCGGGGCGAAGTAGTTGCGGTGGTCGGGGAATCGGGTTCCGGTAAGTCGACCACGGCCCACGCGATAATGGGTCTGCTCGCCGGCAGTGGCCACGTCACCGGCGGGACCGTCGAGTTCGAGGGTGAACAGATCGACTCGTATTCCGACCGTGCGTGGCAGCGAATTCGCGGCGCACGTATAGGTTTGGTGCCGCAGGATCCGACGACCTCGCTCAACCCGGTGACGCGGATCGGTGACCAGGTTGCAGAAGTCCTGCGGATCCACGGCCTCGCCGACCGGCGCACAGCGCGGTTGGATGCCGTCGCGGTGCTCGAGCGTGCGGGTATCGACCACCCGGAAATCCGGGCACGCCAATACCCACACGAGCTGTCCGGCGGTATGCGGCAACGAGTTCTGATCGGCATCGCTCTTGTGGCGAACCCGGCCCTCGTCATCGCCGACGAGCCGACCAGTGCTCTCGACGTCACGGTTCAACGACGCATCCTCGACCACTTGGACGAGCGAATCGCCGAATCCGGTGCCGCCGTGCTCCTGATCACGCACGACCTGGGTGTGGCCGCAGACCGCGCGGACCGGATCCTGGTGATGCAGGGCGGCAGGATCGTCGAATCCGGCCGCACCGCGGATATTCTGGACAACCCGCGAGACGAGTACACGAAGAAACTTCTGAGCTCTGCGCCGAGCCTGTCCTCGGGACCGGTCGATCGGCCGGTCCGTCAGGATACGAGCCCGCTGCTGACGTTGACCGGAATCACCAAGCGTTTCAACGTCGGACACGGGAGTTCGATCACCGCGGTGAACGAGGTATCGCTGACCGTTCCGAGGGGTCAGACGGTGTCGCTGGTGGGGGAGTCGGGCTCCGGCAAGTCGACCACCGCACGCATTGTCGTGCGATTGGAGCAGGCGGACGCAGGCACCATCACCTTCGACGGCCAGGACATCACGAAGGTCAAGGGCAGCGACCTGCGTGAGCTGCGCCGAAGGATCCAGCTCGTGTATCAGAACCCCTATGCATCCCTCGACCCGAAATTGTCGGTCCAGGACATCGTTGCGGAGCCGCTGCGGGCCTTCAAGGTTGGTGGACGCAGCCAGCAGCAGACTCGTGCGGCAGAGTTGCTCGATCAGGTTGCACTTCCCGAGCAGTTCCTGAGCCGCAAACCGGCCGAACTCTCGGGCGGCCAGCGTCAACGGGTGGCGATCGCTCGTGCGCTCGCGTTGAAGCCGGATCTGCTCGTTCTCGACGAACCCGTCTCCGCTCTCGATGTCTCGGTGCAAGCGCAGATTCTGGCGCTACTCGACGAGTTGCAGCGAGAACTGGGCTTGACCTATCTCTTCATTTCCCACGATCTGGCGGTTGTTCGCCAGATCAGCGACGTCGTCGGCGTCATGCAGGCCGGGCGATTGCTCGAAATCGGCACTACCACCGAGATTTTCGACAATCCCCGAAACGAGTACACACGCACACTTCTCGAGGCGATCCCCGGGCGGGATCATTCGACACGAAAGGCCGAACATGTCCGAGCGTAG